The genomic DNA GCCGGCAGGGACGCCGGGTCCGCGACCGCGAGGACACGGGAGGGAAGGGGCCGCGGCACCTCGAACCCGGTGCCCTGGACCGTCGCCTCGATGGTGTCCCCCGGCTTCGCCGCCCGCGCCCAGTCGCTGGCGCACCCCTCGTGCAGGGCGAACTCCAGGGCGAAGGTCCCGGCCGCCGGATCCGGCTCGACCAGCGTGTACCCCCGCTGGTGCGGCCTGCCCGCGTTGTCGAACCACAGCCGTACCCACATCGTGGGGTGGACCCCGGTCGCCGCCAGCATGCCGCCGTCGCTCAGGCGAAGCCGCCGGTAGTGCGGGGTCACGTCCTCCACGCCCGTCACGGTGAACTCGAAGTCCTTCGCGCGCATCAGCTTGAGGACCGCGCCCTCCCAGCCCCGCCCCTGCCCCATGTTCCTTCACCCTTCACGTACTATTCGGCCACGACAGTCATAACTTAGGTGAGCCTAACCTAATGGAAAGTAGAGGCACAGGGGTGAGCGCCGAGACCTACCGCGACGCCTGGGGAATCCCGCACCTGCGCGCGGACACCCCGCACGAACTCGCCCGCGCCCAGGGCCGGGTCACCGCCCGCGACCGCGCCTGGCAGCTGGAGGTCGAGCGGCACCGCGCCCAGGGCACCTCCGCTTCCTTCCTCGGACCCGAGGCCCTCTCCTGGGACCGCCTCGCCCGCCGCGCCCGCCTCGCGGACACCGCACGCCGCTGCTTCACCGCCCTGGAGCAGAAGGACCCGGAGACGGCGGCCTGGGTGCGGGCGTACGTGGACGGCGTGAACGAAGGACTCACCGAGACCGGCCACCCGGCCCCCGAGTTCGCCCGCACCGGCCTCACTCCGGGCCGCTGGGACCCCTGGACCCCGCTCGGCGTCTGGCTCGCCACGCACATCCTCTTCGCGGGCTTCCCCGCCAAACTCTGGCGCGAGCACGTCTCCACGCACCTCGGCCCGGAAGCCGTCGCCCTGTTCGCCGCCGACGGCCCCGGCACCGCGGGCAGCAACGGCTGGCTGGTGAGCGGCGGGCGGACCACGACCGGACACGCACTGATCGCGGGCGACCCGCACCGCTTCATCGAGGACCCCGGCGTCTACCAGCAGATCCACCTGTCCTGCCCGGAGTTCGACGTCGTGGGCCTCGCCGTGCCCGGCATCCCCGGAGTCGCCCACTTCGGCCACACCGGCACGGTCGCCTGGGCCATCACCAACGCGATGGCCGACTACCAGGACCTGTACCGCGAGCGCCTGCGCCGCACCGGCGCCGGAGTCGAGGCGCTGGGCCCCGACGGCACCTGGCACCGCGCCGCCCGCCACACGGAACGCATCGACGTCGCCGGGGAGGACACCGTGGAGGTCGAGATCATCGAGACCGACCGCGGCCCGGTGATCGCGGGCGGCCCCGAGGGCCTCGACGACGGCACCCCGGCCGCCCTCAGCCTGCGCCACCCGCCCCGCGTCACCGCGGACCTCGGCTTCGGCGCGCTGCTGCCGCTGCTGCGGGCCCGCCGGGTCGCCGACGTGGACCGCGCCCTGGACGCGTGGACCGAGCCGGTCAACGTGGTGCAGGCCGCCGACACGGAGGGCGGCCTGCTGCACCGGGTCGCGGGCCGCGTCCCCGTGCGTTCCGCCGAGAACGGCCTGCGTCCGGTCCCCGCCTGGGAGCCCGGCCACGAGTGGACCGGCTGGCACACCCCGCCCCGCGCCGGCCTCACCGACGGCGTCGCGGTGATGGCCAACCAGCGCGGCCCGGCCACGCCCCTGGGCGTCGAGTTCGCCCCGCCGCACCGCGCCGACCGCATCACCGCGCTGCTCGCGGGCAAGGAGCACTGGTCGGCGGCGGACATGCCCGCGATCCACACGGACACCCACCTGGGCTCGGCCGCCCCCCTCCTGAAGCACCTCGCGGCCCTGCCTTCCGAAGCCGCACCGACCGCCGAAGCCACGCCGACCTCGGATGCCGCACCGACCGCGGAGGCCGCGCCGACCGCCGAAGCCGCACCGACCGCCGCGCCCTCCGAGGCCCCACCGACCCCCCTCACCCCCGAGGCCGCCGCCCTGCGCGACCGCATCCTCGCCTGGGACCGGCGCATGGACGCCGACAGCACCGACGCGGCGGCGTACGCGGCCGTGCGCGCAGCGGTCGTACGCGGACTCGCGGCGCACCCGGCCCTCGCCCGGGCGTCCGTGCCGCCCGCCTACCCCGAGGTGCTCCTGCCGTGGCTCGCGCTCGTGCCGCGACTCGGCCACGCCCTGGAACACCTGCTGCGCGCGGAGGACCTGTACGGCATCGACCGCGCCGCGACCGTCCGCGCCGCGCTGGAGGAGGTCGCCGCGGCCCCACCCGCCGGTACCTGGGGCGACACCCACCGCCTGGCCCCCTGGCGGGCGCTGCCGGACGCCGCCACCGCCACGGACGAGCCCGGCCTCTCCGGGGACCACGACTGCGTCCTGTGCACGTCCCCGGTGCCCGGCCTCACCGACCGCGCCGCCCGCGGTCCGGCCGCGCGGTACGTCTGGGACCTGGCCGACCGCGCGAACAGCCGCTGGGTGGTGCCGCACGGCGCCTCGGGCCTCCCCGGCTCACCCCACCACCGCGACCAGCAGCCCCTGTGGCTCGGCGGGGAACTCGCCCCGGTCGTGACCGACTTCGACCGGCTCACGAAGGAATCCGATGACTGACACACCCGCGACCCCGTACGCCTCCCGTACCCCGGTCCACGAGCAGCACCTCGACGGCTTCGGCACCGTCCGCGTCCTCCCCCTGGACCCCGCCGCGGACGCCGCGGTGGTCCACGGCTGGGTCGGCGAGGAACGGGCCGCCTTCTGGGGCATGACCAACCTGACGCGCGACCAGGTCGCCGCCGTGTACGCCCACATGGACACCCTCGACACCCACCACGCCTTCCTGGTCGTGCAGGACGACGCGCCGGCCGCCCTGTTCCAGACCTACGACCCCGCGGCCGACCGGGTGAGCGAGTGCTACGCCGCCGAGCCGGGCGACATCGGCGTCCACCTGCTCCTCGCCCCCGCCGGAACCGAGGGCGCGCGCCCCGGCTGGACCGCCGCGCTGTCGGGCGCCCTCATGGCGTACGTGCTGCTGGGCCTGGACCGGACGCGGATCGTGGTCGACCCGGACGTGGCCAACGAGAAGGCGATCGCCCGCTTCCTCAAGCAGGGCTTCACCGCGGGTCCGGCGGTGGTGCTGCCCGAGGTGGACCTGCCGGAGGTGTACCTGCCGGAGAAGAAGGCGCAACTGGCTTTCCTGCGGCGGGAGGTAGCGTTCGGCGCGTGACTCCCGCGCCGACACCGACCGCCGAGGACCTGATCGCGCACTACGCACTGGAGCCCATTCCGCGCGAGGGCGGACTGTTCCGGCGCACCTGGGCAGGCCCCGAGCGCCCGGACGGACGCCCCGCCGGGTCCGCCATCGTCGCCCTGCTCACCGCCCGGCCGGGCGACTTCTCCGCGCTGCACCGCCTGCCCGCCGACGAGGTCTGGCACTTCTACCTCGGCGACCCCCTCGAACTGCTCCTCCTCGCCCCGGACGGCAGCGCGCGCACGGCCGTGCTGGGACCGGACGTCCTGGGCGGGCAGCACGTGCAGTACACGGTGCCCGCCGGCACGTGGATGGGCGGCCGGGTGGCAGCGGACGGCGCGTGGTCGCTCTTCGGCTGCACGATGGCACCCGGCTTCACCTACGGGGACTACGAGCACGGCGACGCCGCCGATCTCACGGCGCGCTACCCGGCCGAGGCGGCGAGGATCGTGGCACTGTGCCGCCCATGACGCCCTCGCCCCCTTCCGCACACCTCCTCGACGGTCAGGTTGCCCTGGTCACCGGCGCGGGCGGCGGCATCGGCCGGGGCATCGCGCTGCGCTTCGCCGAGGAGGGCGCGGCGGTGGCGGTGCACTGCCGTACGGCGGTGGCGTCGGCGCGGGAGGTGGCGGAACGCATCCGCGACCGGGGCGGACGCGCCACCGTCCTGCGCGCCGACCTCACCGACGAGGACGCCTGCCGGCGCCTGGTCGGGGAGGCCGCCGACTGGGGCGGCGGACGGCTCGACGCGCTGGTCAACAACGCGGGCGTGCAGCCGCTGCGGGAACTGCCGGGCATGACGGCGACCGAGTGGCGGGCGGTGGTGGACACCAACGTCACCGGCGTCTTCGCGTGCACGCAGGCCGCGGCCGACGTCATGCGGGCCCAGGACGGCGGCGGCACGGTCACCCACATCGCCTCCATCGAGGCGGGCGCCCCCGCTCCCGCGCACGCGCACTACGGCGCATCGAAGGCGGCGGTGGTGATGCACGCCCGGTCGGCGGCGCTGGAGTACGGCCCGTGGGGCGTGCGGGTGAACTCCGTCTCACCCGGCCTCGTCGACCGGGAGGGACTCTCCGAGGCGTGGCCGGAGGGCGTACGGCGGTGGCGGCGGGCGGCGCCCACGGGTCGGCTCGGGCGCCCGGAGGACGTGGGGGACGCGTGCGTGTTCCTGGCCTCGCGGCTGGCGTCCTGGGTGACGGGTCACGACCTCGTGGTGGACGGCGGGGTGACGGCGCGCCCGTCGTGGTGAGGAGCCGCCGGGCGACCCGCTGAGCGGGACGGCCTCCGCGTCCGTACGTATCCCCGAGGCAGTGGGCCCCGACGACGGAGATGCGACGTGAGGTGTGGTGACGATGCGCACGCTGGACGCCGGGGGAGAGGGGGAGGACGGGACCGGCCAGAGCGCTGGGACCACCGGGGCCGAGGAGACGGAAACACCTCCCGGCACTGCGGGGACGGCCAAGCCGGCCGGAACCGCAGACTCCGGCGCAACCGCCGGGACTTCCCAGCCGGTCAGAACCGCCAGGCCGATCGGGCCAGCCAGGCCAGCCGGACCAGCAGGACCAGCCGAGACCGCCAGGCCGGCCGGGACCGCCGTCGGCTCCGGCCGGACCGTCGGGACCTCCGAGCCGATCGGGACCGCCGGGTCAGTCGGACCAGCCGAGTCCGTCGGGCCGGCCGGGACCTCCAGGCCGGCCGGGACCGCCGTCGGCTCCAGTGGGACCGTCGGGACCGCAGGGCCGGTCGGAGCAGTCCCGACCGCCAGGTCATCCGGCACCGCCGGCCCAGCCGGGCCCCCCGGAGACTCCGGTGGCTGGTGCTGCTGGGCCCCATGCTGGTCCTGCTCCTCCTCGGTGGCGCCGGGCCGGCGTCCGCCCACGCCGCCCTCGGTTCCACCGACCCCGCCGACGGAACGGTCCTTCAGCGGGCCCCCGGCCACGTCACCCTGACCTTCAGCGAGTCCGTCGGCCTGCGCGACGACTCCTTCCGCGTCCTGGACCCGGGCGGTCACCGCGTCCGCACCGGGGCGGCCGGGCACGCGGACGGCCGGTCCGACACGGCCAGGGTCGCGCTGCCGGACGGACTGGGGAAGGGCACGTACACCGTGGCCTGGCGGGTGGTGTCCGCCGACAGCCACCCGGTGTCGGGCGCGTTCACCTTCTCCGTGGGCAAGCCGTCGCAGACGTCCGCACCCGTGGACGCGGGCCCCACCGAGGACCCGCTGACCGCGACCCTCCACAAACTCGCCCGCTATCTCGCCTACCTCGCCGCCGCCCTGCTCATCGGTACCGCCGCCTTCGTCGCCCTGTGCCGCCCGCCGGACCCGGCACCGTTGCGCCGCCCGCTGGTGGCGGGCTGGTGGACCCTGCTGGCGGCCACCGTCGCCCTGCTGATGCTGCGCGCCCCGTACGAGGCGGGTACGGGCCCGTCGTCGGCCCTGGACGCCGACGCGCTCGCCGACACCCTCACCGCGCGCCCCGGCGTGCTGCTGCTGATCAGGCTGGCGCTGCTGGCCCCGGTCGCGCTCTTCCTCGTCCGGGTGGCCCGCGCGGACCGGCGGGGGGAGCGCACTACCCGCGCCGGCGCGGTGGGCATCGCCCTGGCCCTCGGCCTCGCCCTGACCTGGGCCGCCGCGGAACACGCCTCCGCCGGTGTCCAGGTGCCCCTCGCGATGACGTCCTTCACCCTGCACCTGCTCGCCACCGCGGTCTGGCTGGGCGGCCTCACCGCCCTGATCCTCACCCTGCGCGCCACCACGGACGCCGCCACCGTCGCCCGTTTCTCCCGCGTCGCCTTCGCCTCCGTGACCGTCCTGGTGACCACCGGCGTCTACCAGTCCTGGCGCGGCCTTGGCTCCTGGCAGGCGCTCACCGGCACGACGTACGGCAGGCTGCTGCTGGTCAAGGTGCTCCTGGTGGCCGTCCTGCTGGCCGCGGCGGCGGTGTCCCGGAGATGGACGACGGCGCTGGTGACGGAGCCCGCCGCCGTACGCGAGCCCGACCGCGCGTACGGGCGGGTACCGCAACCGGCGGGCGGCCCACCCCCGGAGTCACCGCGGCCACCGCGCCCGCCGGATGCCGGCACCGGGACCGAGCCCGCCCTCCGGCGCGGGCTGTACCGGTCCGTCCTCGTCGAGGCCGTGGTCGCGGCCGTCGTGCTGGGGATCACGACCGTGCTCACCGCCACCGTGCCCGGCCGTGCGGCGGACGACGCGGCGCGGGCGGCCGTACCGGCGGGCGGGGTGCTGCCCGCGTCGGTCACCACGATCCCGTTCGAGATCGGCGCCTCGGGCCGCGGCACGGTCCAGATCACCCTGGACCCCGGCCGCACCGGCGACAACGCCGTCCAGGCCGTCGTCTTCGGCCCTGACGGCAGCCTGGCCGCCGTACCCGAACTGCGCCTCTCCTTCACGCTCCCCGACAAGGACGTCGGCCCCATCGAGGCGGACCTGGTCGACCGGGGCGGCTACTGGAGCGCCAACACCGTCACCCTGCCCCTCCCGGGCACCTGGGCGATGAAGGCGACGGTCCGGGTGTCGGAGATCGACCAGGTGAGCGAGACCCGGCGGATACGGGTGGAGCGGTAGACGACGACGGACGGATTGCCGGGGCACGGCAGTCGCAGACCCTCACCGGTCGCCGTCCGGCTTCGTCCCCCTGGCGGTGTGCGTGGCGCTGTGGTTCCGGCTGCGCCTGCGTCCGCGCCCGCTTCCGCGCGGCTAGGGGTGCAGGACCACCTTCGTGTAGCCCTCGATCCGCTTGTCGAACTTGTCGTACCCGGACGGAGCCTGGTCCAGGGGAAGTTCGTGGGAGACGACGAAGCTGGGCTTCGCCCTGCCCTCGATGATCATGTCTCGCAGCTGGCGGTTGTAGCGCTTCACGTTGCACTGACCCGTCCCCACCCGCAGGCCCTTCTCGAAGAGCTTGCCGATCGCCACGAGGAGCATGCCCTGCTTGGCCTGCTCGTCCGGACCGCCCGGGTCGGCCGGGACGTAGAGCCCGGGAACGCCCAGGGCTCCGGTGGGCCTGACCGTGTTGACCAGCGAGTTCAGGACGGTCGCCGGTTCCTCCTTGCCGGTCCCGCCCGCCGTCGCCTGGTAGCCGACGGCGTCCACGCCCTTGTCCGTGCCGACGCCGTCGGTCTGCTCCCTGATCTGCTCGACCGGGTCGCCCGCGGAGAAGTCGACGGGCACCGCTCCGATCTCCTCGGCCTTCCCCAGCCGCTCCGGGACGCGGTCGACGACGAAGACCTTCTTCGCGCCGCGCAGCAGCGCCGAGTAGGCCGCCATCAGCCCGACGGGACCCGCCCCGTACACCGCGACGCTCTCGCCGGGACGGACACCGGCGAGTTCACAGCCGTGGTAGCCGGTGGGGAAGATGTCGGCGAGCAGGATGAAGTCGGTCTCGTGCGCGTCGCCCTCGGGTAGTTTCAGGCAGTTGAAGTCGGCGTACGGGACCCGCAGGTACTCGGCCTGGCCGCCCTGCCAGGGGCCCATGGACACATAGCCGTAGGCGCCGCCCGCGAAGCCGGGATTGACGGTGGTGCAGTAACCCGTGTACCCGGCGGCGCAGTTGGTGCAGAAGCCGCAGGCGACGTTGAAGGGCATGACCACCCGGTCGCCCTCCTTCAGTCCCGTGACGCCCTGGCCGACCTGATCGACGATCCCCATGTTCTCGTGGCCGAAGACGATGCCGGGCTCCGCCGCCGTGCGCCCCTCGTACATGTGCAGGTCCGAGCCGCAGATCGCGGTCGACGTGACGCGCACGATCACGTCGTTCGGATGCTGGATGTCCGGCTTCGCGACGTCTTCGACCGCGACAGTGAACGGTCCCTTGTAGACGACAGCCTTCATGGTCGTGACCTCCGTCCGCGCACGCATTTCCGTGACCCATCTCTCATGGTTCTCCGGTCGACGGGACGGGGCAAGTCGGTAATCTCGGGAATCTCAGGAATCTCGGGCGAACGAGACGCCTGCCGCACACCGCACCGTGAAAGGAGGCCACAGGGTGTCAGCGCAACGACTGGGAACTCTGCTGGTTCCCGTGCCGGGTCTCTCCGGCACCACCTACCCGCCCGGCACGACGGTCACCGTCCGCGGCCGCGGCGCCACCGTCGACGCCTTCGTCAACGGTGACTGGCTTCCGCTGTCGTGGTGGGAGTTCTCCGACGGACTCCGCGAGGACGTCGCCGACCGCTAGGGCTCCTCGGTCAGGAGGGTTCCTCGGTGGCCGGTCCCTCCTCGCGCGCGGTCAGCCTGGCCTTGAGCACCGGGCTGATGAGCAGGTCGTACACGAGGACCCCGACCACCCCGCCGATGAGCGGCCCGACGATAGGGATCCACCAGTAGCCGCTGAACCACTGGAAGGTGCCTGGCAGGGCGATGTCGCCCCATCCTTCGAAGAAGGTGAACAGGCGGGGTCCGAAGTCGCGGGCCGGGTTGATCGCGTATCCGGCGTTGGTACCGAAGGCTAGGCCGATCGCGACGACCACGAGCCCGATGAGGAACGGGTGGAGATTGGACATCGGGGCCGTGTTGCGCGTGTCGATGAGCGCGCAGATCAGCAGCAGCAGGATCCCGGTGCCCACGATCTGGTCGAGCAGGGGGCCCCACCAGGAGTCGCCGAAGTACTCCGCGGGGAACGTGGCGAAGATCGAGTACGTGTTCAGGGACGTCTCCCGTGTCTCGCCCGCCTTGGTGATGGCCGCGTCGATCGCCCACCGGTAGCAGGCGTACACGAGCGCGGCGGCGACGAAGGCGCCCACGACCTGGGCGAGCCAGTAGGGCAGGACCTTCCGCCAGGGGAAGTCCCGCCGTACCGCGAACCCGAGGGTCACCGCCGGGTTGAGGTGCGCACCGCTGATGCCGCCGGCCACGTAGACGCCGAACACGACGGCGAGGCCCCATCCCCACGCGATGATGAGCCAGTTGGCGGCCCCGAACTCCACGGCCTGCCGGCCCGAGCCCGGCAGCCCGGCGACCGCGACGGCCACCGAACCGACGCCGAAGAGAATCAGGACGAACGTCCCCAGAAACTCGGCGCACATCTCACCGCCGATGCCTTTTCGGTAGCCGCGTCGATGAACAATGCGTTCGGCCATCGGCCCTCCTTCATTGGAACGTCGGAACAGTCCAATCCGCTCCATACCCGGAAAAACCGGATGGTCAGAGGATCAACCGGGTGAATGCGCGCGCGAACGGGCGAAAATCCACCCTTCAGGAGGCAACGCGACTCACTCCCGCTGCCGCGGCTCTGCGCGGCGCCAGCCAGATCAAGCCGATGGCCGGTGGCAGTGTCACCTCCGTGTACTCCGTCTACGACCCGCTGGACTCGATCCAGTTCGCCGCCGACGAGCTGCTGGCCGCCGTCGAGGCCGCCGCCGACTGGAGCATGTACGTGTCCGTGCCCGTCTTCACCCCCGAAGGGACGCGCCCCGCGGTGGCGGCGGGCGTGAAATCCATCGAGCGCAAAGAACCTGGCGCTCGTCGTCAAGGGAGGCAGGATCCACAAGAACCGACTCGGCTGAGACAGCGCCCCGGAACCGTGCCCAGGGGGGCGCCGGTCATACTCGCTCGACGACGATCGATTCCGGAACCAGCTTCTCCAGGACAACGAAGACCGAGGCACGTCGAAGGGCCCCACCGCGAACGGTGGGGCCCTTCGACTTCGTGCCCGGTGAGGCACTGGCGGAGGATACGAGATTCGAACTCGTGAGAGGTTGCCCCCAACACGCTTTCCAAATGTTCGTACGGGGGTCCGGCGGGGGCCGTGGGTGTCCTGACCTGCGGCGGAGCTTCCAGCCTTGCCACGTCCGAACACCCCTGGACGGATATGTATGAGACCAGAACTGAGACCGGTGCTGCCTTGGCGCGCTTCTTCAGGGCCTGTCCACCTCACGAGGCGGATCGTGGGGCGTCGGTCGAGGCAGAACTGGGCATCTCCGGCGCCGGGCGCTCGGGCCGACGGTGCGCGGCGGCCACCGACCTGTGACGGACCCAGGCCGCGCCGACAGCTCTGGCCAATTCAGTTGGCCTGCGCAGGCACCGACCAGCTAATACTGCCCAGCGACGATAGCCGGATGCCTGACAGCTCCTCCACAACTTCCCTCCCACGCACCTGCCCCCGGGTCTTTACCAAATGTGCGAGGACTGACAGAAGGTGGTCGGGCTCAAGGAACCGGGCAACCAGGCCCTGCGAAGCCAGTGCCTCCTGCACCCCCGGCCGCCGACCCCGGACCACGACCAGCGTGCGTTCCTCCCGGACGTCCGAGACCATCCCGGCGGTGAGGTCCGATACAGGCACGCGGACGGAAACCGCCGCGCCGGCCTCCCCAGAGCTCCACTCGGCGACGTAGAACGACCCGTCGATCCCACCGTCGGTCACCTCCAATCCCAGGCACACGGCGAGCTGACTGAGCCGCTCCAGGTATGCGACGGCCCCGTTGGCGTTCTCCAGGTCCTCCGACACGTCGTCGAAGATCCGGCCCTCGCCATTGGGGATCACCACGTCGGCCCACTCACGGGCGATCCGCTCGCG from Streptomyces sp. CB09001 includes the following:
- a CDS encoding copper resistance protein CopC → MLLGPMLVLLLLGGAGPASAHAALGSTDPADGTVLQRAPGHVTLTFSESVGLRDDSFRVLDPGGHRVRTGAAGHADGRSDTARVALPDGLGKGTYTVAWRVVSADSHPVSGAFTFSVGKPSQTSAPVDAGPTEDPLTATLHKLARYLAYLAAALLIGTAAFVALCRPPDPAPLRRPLVAGWWTLLAATVALLMLRAPYEAGTGPSSALDADALADTLTARPGVLLLIRLALLAPVALFLVRVARADRRGERTTRAGAVGIALALGLALTWAAAEHASAGVQVPLAMTSFTLHLLATAVWLGGLTALILTLRATTDAATVARFSRVAFASVTVLVTTGVYQSWRGLGSWQALTGTTYGRLLLVKVLLVAVLLAAAAVSRRWTTALVTEPAAVREPDRAYGRVPQPAGGPPPESPRPPRPPDAGTGTEPALRRGLYRSVLVEAVVAAVVLGITTVLTATVPGRAADDAARAAVPAGGVLPASVTTIPFEIGASGRGTVQITLDPGRTGDNAVQAVVFGPDGSLAAVPELRLSFTLPDKDVGPIEADLVDRGGYWSANTVTLPLPGTWAMKATVRVSEIDQVSETRRIRVER
- a CDS encoding cupin domain-containing protein — its product is MTPAPTPTAEDLIAHYALEPIPREGGLFRRTWAGPERPDGRPAGSAIVALLTARPGDFSALHRLPADEVWHFYLGDPLELLLLAPDGSARTAVLGPDVLGGQHVQYTVPAGTWMGGRVAADGAWSLFGCTMAPGFTYGDYEHGDAADLTARYPAEAARIVALCRP
- a CDS encoding siderophore-interacting protein encodes the protein MGQGRGWEGAVLKLMRAKDFEFTVTGVEDVTPHYRRLRLSDGGMLAATGVHPTMWVRLWFDNAGRPHQRGYTLVEPDPAAGTFALEFALHEGCASDWARAAKPGDTIEATVQGTGFEVPRPLPSRVLAVADPASLPALNSLLDAFESVPATVWFEGGTDDGLPFRTDPGRHEVRAVARRDAGAHLVARVKEELPELLRDVSEPFVWIACDTATTRALSSYVRKELGLPKQRVNALGYWRAT
- a CDS encoding GNAT family N-acetyltransferase; this translates as MTDTPATPYASRTPVHEQHLDGFGTVRVLPLDPAADAAVVHGWVGEERAAFWGMTNLTRDQVAAVYAHMDTLDTHHAFLVVQDDAPAALFQTYDPAADRVSECYAAEPGDIGVHLLLAPAGTEGARPGWTAALSGALMAYVLLGLDRTRIVVDPDVANEKAIARFLKQGFTAGPAVVLPEVDLPEVYLPEKKAQLAFLRREVAFGA
- a CDS encoding SDR family oxidoreductase produces the protein MTPSPPSAHLLDGQVALVTGAGGGIGRGIALRFAEEGAAVAVHCRTAVASAREVAERIRDRGGRATVLRADLTDEDACRRLVGEAADWGGGRLDALVNNAGVQPLRELPGMTATEWRAVVDTNVTGVFACTQAAADVMRAQDGGGTVTHIASIEAGAPAPAHAHYGASKAAVVMHARSAALEYGPWGVRVNSVSPGLVDREGLSEAWPEGVRRWRRAAPTGRLGRPEDVGDACVFLASRLASWVTGHDLVVDGGVTARPSW
- a CDS encoding penicillin acylase family protein encodes the protein MSAETYRDAWGIPHLRADTPHELARAQGRVTARDRAWQLEVERHRAQGTSASFLGPEALSWDRLARRARLADTARRCFTALEQKDPETAAWVRAYVDGVNEGLTETGHPAPEFARTGLTPGRWDPWTPLGVWLATHILFAGFPAKLWREHVSTHLGPEAVALFAADGPGTAGSNGWLVSGGRTTTGHALIAGDPHRFIEDPGVYQQIHLSCPEFDVVGLAVPGIPGVAHFGHTGTVAWAITNAMADYQDLYRERLRRTGAGVEALGPDGTWHRAARHTERIDVAGEDTVEVEIIETDRGPVIAGGPEGLDDGTPAALSLRHPPRVTADLGFGALLPLLRARRVADVDRALDAWTEPVNVVQAADTEGGLLHRVAGRVPVRSAENGLRPVPAWEPGHEWTGWHTPPRAGLTDGVAVMANQRGPATPLGVEFAPPHRADRITALLAGKEHWSAADMPAIHTDTHLGSAAPLLKHLAALPSEAAPTAEATPTSDAAPTAEAAPTAEAAPTAAPSEAPPTPLTPEAAALRDRILAWDRRMDADSTDAAAYAAVRAAVVRGLAAHPALARASVPPAYPEVLLPWLALVPRLGHALEHLLRAEDLYGIDRAATVRAALEEVAAAPPAGTWGDTHRLAPWRALPDAATATDEPGLSGDHDCVLCTSPVPGLTDRAARGPAARYVWDLADRANSRWVVPHGASGLPGSPHHRDQQPLWLGGELAPVVTDFDRLTKESDD
- a CDS encoding MIP/aquaporin family protein; amino-acid sequence: MAERIVHRRGYRKGIGGEMCAEFLGTFVLILFGVGSVAVAVAGLPGSGRQAVEFGAANWLIIAWGWGLAVVFGVYVAGGISGAHLNPAVTLGFAVRRDFPWRKVLPYWLAQVVGAFVAAALVYACYRWAIDAAITKAGETRETSLNTYSIFATFPAEYFGDSWWGPLLDQIVGTGILLLLICALIDTRNTAPMSNLHPFLIGLVVVAIGLAFGTNAGYAINPARDFGPRLFTFFEGWGDIALPGTFQWFSGYWWIPIVGPLIGGVVGVLVYDLLISPVLKARLTAREEGPATEEPS
- a CDS encoding glutathione-independent formaldehyde dehydrogenase, with the protein product MKAVVYKGPFTVAVEDVAKPDIQHPNDVIVRVTSTAICGSDLHMYEGRTAAEPGIVFGHENMGIVDQVGQGVTGLKEGDRVVMPFNVACGFCTNCAAGYTGYCTTVNPGFAGGAYGYVSMGPWQGGQAEYLRVPYADFNCLKLPEGDAHETDFILLADIFPTGYHGCELAGVRPGESVAVYGAGPVGLMAAYSALLRGAKKVFVVDRVPERLGKAEEIGAVPVDFSAGDPVEQIREQTDGVGTDKGVDAVGYQATAGGTGKEEPATVLNSLVNTVRPTGALGVPGLYVPADPGGPDEQAKQGMLLVAIGKLFEKGLRVGTGQCNVKRYNRQLRDMIIEGRAKPSFVVSHELPLDQAPSGYDKFDKRIEGYTKVVLHP